The following are from one region of the uncultured Methanobrevibacter sp. genome:
- a CDS encoding helicase C-terminal domain-containing protein, translating to MTKWPYTKYANVNPQVLNYFPFEKARKHQLETISEILEAVDNGYKYIVLEAGTGTGKSAIAATLSRMFESSYILTITKQLQDQYVRDFNDFSVVKGRSNFKCRLSNAGCDEGKCVLEGHNCKYKIKEKVTRENTCSYYWQKYLALSSDVVISNYPYMFLELNYVGDFTKRFLMVCDEAHNIESMIMNQLKLEFSRQDLKEYIHFNLSKSRVNTLENGDFTTWMDFIEKIKQKYEIELEKISHLETNPDISRKILFIKNQINACRRFISQIALSPDKWIFDYDRTAGVAQFKPLKIDSYAENTLFRYADVCLFMSATILDYELFATWLGISADEIYPIRCKSPFDVSDNPIKTYNQFNMTHDILKKSAPRTIPTIRNILSNHLNEKGIIHTISNECRDFLIDNINDSRLITHDTTNRAEVLEEFKKSTEALVLVSPSMNEGVDLPGDECRFQIIYKIPYPDLGDKQTQMRAMDNAKWMDYKTCLALVQTHGRGMRFEGDFCRTYMMDNRFMGYVYSDMISNQFLPDTFREAIDKIHNVGEFESISDSGTDLLISQGEEFIKNNDFEKAIAFFRNLLDKNDYRVYLKLAEIYEKTLLYEEEVKILTDFFKSGTFCDTHELEMFKDKLKQLCEMGYFDYNSNIETLEKEFFKRVLIKY from the coding sequence ATGACAAAGTGGCCATACACCAAATATGCAAATGTTAATCCTCAAGTTTTGAACTATTTTCCATTCGAAAAGGCAAGAAAACACCAGCTTGAGACAATTTCAGAAATTCTTGAAGCAGTCGATAATGGGTATAAGTATATTGTTTTGGAAGCTGGGACAGGTACAGGCAAATCCGCAATAGCTGCAACGCTTTCAAGAATGTTTGAATCATCATATATATTGACTATTACAAAACAGCTTCAGGACCAGTATGTGCGGGATTTTAATGATTTCAGTGTTGTCAAGGGAAGATCAAATTTTAAGTGCAGATTGTCCAATGCTGGATGTGATGAGGGAAAATGTGTTCTCGAAGGCCACAATTGCAAATACAAAATAAAGGAAAAGGTCACTAGGGAAAATACCTGCAGCTATTACTGGCAAAAGTATTTGGCACTTAGCTCTGATGTGGTAATTTCAAATTATCCATACATGTTTTTGGAACTTAATTATGTTGGGGATTTTACTAAAAGGTTTCTGATGGTATGTGATGAGGCCCACAACATTGAAAGTATGATAATGAACCAGCTGAAATTGGAGTTCTCAAGGCAGGATTTGAAGGAGTATATCCACTTCAATCTGTCGAAATCAAGGGTCAACACTCTTGAAAATGGTGATTTTACAACTTGGATGGACTTTATTGAAAAGATTAAGCAGAAATATGAGATTGAACTTGAAAAAATCAGCCATCTTGAAACAAACCCTGACATCTCACGAAAAATCCTATTCATTAAAAATCAGATTAACGCTTGCAGACGTTTCATCTCACAGATTGCATTAAGCCCAGACAAATGGATTTTTGACTATGACAGGACAGCAGGCGTAGCCCAGTTCAAACCATTGAAAATCGACAGCTATGCTGAAAATACTCTTTTTAGATATGCCGATGTCTGTCTGTTCATGAGTGCTACTATTCTTGATTATGAGTTGTTTGCAACATGGCTTGGAATATCTGCTGATGAGATTTATCCGATTAGATGCAAAAGTCCATTTGATGTGTCCGATAATCCGATAAAAACATATAATCAGTTTAACATGACTCATGATATCCTCAAAAAGTCAGCTCCCAGAACAATCCCAACCATCAGAAACATTCTGTCAAATCACCTCAATGAAAAGGGAATCATCCACACAATCAGCAATGAATGCAGGGACTTTCTAATTGATAATATAAACGATTCACGTTTGATTACTCATGACACTACAAATAGGGCTGAGGTTTTGGAGGAGTTTAAAAAATCGACAGAAGCGTTGGTTTTGGTTTCACCATCCATGAATGAAGGTGTTGACCTGCCTGGCGATGAATGTCGCTTTCAAATAATCTATAAAATACCATATCCTGATTTGGGAGATAAGCAGACTCAAATGAGAGCAATGGATAATGCCAAATGGATGGACTACAAGACATGTCTTGCTTTGGTGCAGACTCACGGTAGAGGAATGCGCTTTGAAGGGGATTTCTGCAGGACTTACATGATGGACAATCGATTTATGGGTTATGTATACTCTGACATGATTTCAAACCAGTTTCTGCCTGATACTTTTAGGGAAGCCATAGACAAAATCCACAATGTCGGCGAATTTGAAAGCATAAGTGATTCAGGAACTGACCTGCTCATTAGCCAGGGGGAGGAATTCATCAAAAATAATGACTTTGAAAAGGCCATTGCATTCTTTAGGAACCTGCTGGATAAAAATGACTATAGAGTCTATTTGAAACTGGCTGAAATATATGAAAAAACATTGTTGTATGAGGAAGAAGTGAAAATCCTAACGGATTTTTTCAAGTCAGGAACATTTTGTGACACTCATGAGCTTGAAATGTTCAAGGATAAGTTGAAGCAATTGTGTGAAATGGGCTATTTTGATTATAATTCAAATATTGAAACTCTTGAAAAGGAATTTTTCAAAAGAGTCCTAATTAAATATTAG
- a CDS encoding zinc ribbon domain-containing protein yields the protein MGEKICINCGETVNDNANFCPNCKSTSFRHKAEVTANSKPSIIHSLFYWEVDGKYILAKSKLAAIFTFAVMILSTFVSPVVPGMIILTAIFTLLVFLIGYLGHYFKFKPSKAKLDNNDLGFITDLKHLLFYWQSKKTGEYVLSKTKVFSILIFIIFSLIAVVSNSPALVVYVVIGLIFAIPASIIGFVIHKITYEDNTNAKRVSYTETQKMEPPKKTVETAPQVSVHEFDEYERQLDDLKNEYYKKDSRARELIEKKFEPPQMTYTKFISVVDSSTKLFNQEADNISNIIRLASEDSPRIESEIKSKFNTLNSISDKLDGLIDELVLSLDPAGNDDVEGLLGDMENLIDSIKNYD from the coding sequence ATGGGTGAAAAAATATGCATCAACTGTGGCGAAACTGTAAACGATAATGCTAACTTTTGTCCTAACTGCAAATCAACTTCATTTAGACATAAGGCGGAAGTCACAGCAAATTCAAAGCCAAGTATCATTCATTCCTTGTTCTATTGGGAAGTTGATGGAAAATACATTTTGGCAAAATCAAAATTGGCAGCCATATTCACATTTGCCGTAATGATTTTGTCCACTTTCGTTTCACCTGTTGTACCTGGAATGATTATATTAACAGCAATATTTACTCTGCTGGTATTTTTGATAGGATATCTTGGCCATTATTTCAAGTTCAAACCATCAAAAGCCAAGCTGGACAACAATGATTTGGGTTTTATAACTGATTTGAAACATCTTCTGTTTTACTGGCAAAGCAAGAAAACCGGAGAATATGTCCTATCAAAGACAAAGGTATTCAGCATACTGATATTTATAATATTTTCATTGATTGCAGTCGTATCCAATTCACCTGCATTGGTTGTATATGTCGTAATAGGATTGATTTTTGCAATTCCGGCATCAATCATTGGTTTTGTAATACACAAGATTACCTATGAGGATAATACAAATGCTAAAAGAGTTTCATATACGGAAACCCAAAAGATGGAGCCTCCAAAAAAGACAGTGGAGACCGCTCCACAAGTCAGTGTCCATGAGTTTGACGAATATGAAAGGCAGCTGGATGACCTTAAAAACGAGTATTATAAAAAGGATAGTCGTGCCCGAGAATTGATTGAAAAGAAATTCGAGCCACCACAAATGACATATACCAAATTCATATCCGTAGTTGACAGTTCAACAAAGCTGTTCAACCAGGAAGCGGATAACATTTCAAACATCATAAGGCTCGCAAGTGAGGATTCGCCGAGAATCGAATCTGAAATCAAATCAAAGTTCAATACACTCAATTCAATATCTGACAAGCTTGACGGCTTGATTGATGAGTTGGTACTTTCACTTGATCCTGCCGGCAATGATGATGTCGAAGGCCTGTTGGGTGATATGGAAAATCTCATCGATTCGATTAAAAATTACGATTAG